One region of Chloroflexota bacterium genomic DNA includes:
- a CDS encoding FtsW/RodA/SpoVE family cell cycle protein: MAIRTPLVPADRWLLLAAAFVLGNFALLTALAPPAHRAGLLALAAAWSIAALLLRAAARRYTPQAPAVLLPAALTLSGWGLMGIWRVAPQYGLRQALWLLLASLTAALLLATPNLLPWLRRRAFPLLLGGLVLLVLTFLIGQHPSGAGPRLWLGCCGLYFQPAAFFKVLLALAVAADGRQWQPRLAAVVLAAAALLAAQRDFGTAIFLVALYTAGEACVWQRWQPLAGAAGAAFPLGWAAYRAFPIVGQRMEAWLFPAHSPQHYGYQILQARRALQAGGIAGLGWRSLVPVPLAHSDFIFTTIANGWGLAGALALLVLLAALPFFAFRIGGPLHTFHQRLAAALGLYLGGQTLLILGGNLRLLPLTGMPLPFVAAGGSALFAAFAALAFLLKAGERASLAASSPAIHWCSRLFVLAFTLTAAATAWWMLP; this comes from the coding sequence ATGGCTATACGAACCCCCCTGGTCCCCGCCGACCGCTGGCTGCTGCTGGCGGCGGCGTTCGTTTTGGGCAACTTCGCCCTGCTTACCGCCCTTGCCCCGCCCGCGCATCGTGCAGGGCTTCTGGCCCTTGCAGCAGCATGGAGCATCGCGGCGCTCTTGTTGCGCGCGGCCGCCCGGCGCTACACCCCCCAGGCCCCGGCCGTTCTGCTGCCTGCGGCCCTGACGCTGAGCGGCTGGGGGCTGATGGGCATCTGGCGCGTGGCCCCACAGTATGGCCTGCGGCAGGCCCTCTGGCTGTTGCTGGCATCCCTGACCGCGGCGCTCTTGCTCGCCACTCCCAACCTGCTCCCCTGGCTGCGCCGCCGCGCCTTCCCCTTGCTGCTGGGCGGGCTAGTACTGCTGGTGCTGACCTTCCTCATCGGCCAGCATCCAAGCGGGGCCGGGCCGCGGCTTTGGCTGGGCTGCTGCGGGCTGTATTTCCAGCCTGCCGCGTTCTTCAAAGTGCTGCTGGCGCTCGCCGTTGCTGCCGACGGCCGCCAATGGCAGCCCCGGCTGGCAGCCGTCGTGCTGGCAGCCGCCGCGTTGTTGGCCGCGCAGCGCGATTTCGGCACCGCCATTTTCCTGGTCGCGCTTTACACCGCGGGCGAGGCGTGTGTGTGGCAACGCTGGCAGCCCCTGGCCGGGGCCGCGGGCGCGGCTTTCCCCCTCGGCTGGGCGGCTTACCGGGCCTTCCCCATCGTCGGCCAGCGGATGGAAGCCTGGCTCTTCCCCGCCCATTCCCCGCAGCACTACGGCTACCAGATTTTGCAGGCCCGGCGGGCACTTCAGGCAGGCGGCATCGCGGGGCTGGGTTGGCGCTCACTGGTGCCTGTGCCGCTGGCGCATTCCGATTTCATCTTTACAACCATCGCCAACGGATGGGGGCTGGCAGGGGCGCTTGCCCTCCTTGTGCTGCTGGCCGCCTTGCCTTTTTTCGCCTTCCGCATCGGCGGCCCGTTGCACACCTTTCACCAGCGGCTGGCCGCGGCGCTCGGCCTGTATCTCGGGGGGCAAACCCTGCTCATCCTCGGCGGCAATCTGCGCCTGCTGCCCCTGACCGGCATGCCGCTGCCTTTCGTGGCTGCAGGCGGTTCGGCACTCTTCGCGGCTTTTGCTGCTCTGGCCTTCCTGCTGAAGGCAGGGGAACGCGCCTCCCTCGCAGCGTCTTCCCCTGCCATCCACTGGTGCAGCCGCCTCTTTGTGCTGGCCTTCACGCTCACAGCAGCCGCAACCGCGTGGTGGATGCTGCCTTGA
- the gyrA gene encoding DNA topoisomerase (ATP-hydrolyzing) subunit A: protein MEIGLVKRVDITTEMRQAYLDYAMSVIVARALPDARDGLKPVQRRILYAMHDMGLRSNSAYKKSARIVGEVLGKYHPHGDQAVYDAMARLAQDFSMRYPLVDGQGNFGSVDGDPPAAMRYTEARLSPIAETLLADIAKDTVDFAPNFDESLQEPTVLPAAFPNLLVNGATGIAVGMSTNIPPHNLGEVIDALVLMLEKWNRLDNLSVDDLMKHIPGPDFPTGGLIVQAEGEDGLRSAYSTGRGKITVQALMHTEGIGRGRQALVVTELPYAVNKSSLLERIASLTRDGKLEGITDLRDESDRQGMRIVIELGKNADPDAVLASLYKHTPLRTTFGVIMLALVDGSPRLLPLKQALKIYLEHRQEVVRRRSEHDLARLRKRAHILEGLLIALGNLDEVIQIIRKSRTAETAHKNLRKRFGFTNEQAQAILDMPLRRLAALERKKLEAEYKETKKQIKALEALLRSPKKMRAAIAEELLAVKAQFADPRRTRIVRLDASQKGKALTVDALLPDQTVWVALDATGNIARLPEGKAPRLSGRHAPIAAVRASTREALYLVAADGQAAAVPIHTLPEAAAPADGAPWHSLVPALRESPPVALFAAPANPEKGFVLTVTRQGMVKKSELATLPAAGAQAFTLVKINPGDSLLTVLLTSGKDEILLFTAGGMGIRFSEEEVRPMGLVAAGVAGIKLKGKDKVVGAVKVLQGKGMAVLMVADNASARRVAFEEFPQQKRYGQGVQAWKLPQGARLVGVAAGKPSAKVGLHFRKAAAKAVRLDAAPLRKRSAARGAKIATLKPKDEVVKVVG from the coding sequence ATGGAAATTGGCCTCGTCAAACGCGTTGACATCACTACCGAAATGCGCCAGGCTTATCTGGACTACGCGATGAGCGTCATCGTCGCCCGCGCCCTGCCCGACGCCCGCGACGGCCTCAAGCCCGTCCAGCGGCGCATCCTCTACGCCATGCACGACATGGGCCTGCGCAGCAACAGCGCCTACAAAAAATCTGCCCGCATTGTCGGCGAAGTGCTGGGCAAATACCACCCCCACGGCGATCAGGCGGTGTATGATGCCATGGCGCGCCTCGCGCAGGATTTTTCCATGCGCTACCCCCTTGTGGACGGCCAGGGCAACTTCGGCTCGGTGGACGGCGACCCGCCCGCCGCGATGCGCTATACCGAAGCCCGCCTCAGCCCCATCGCCGAAACCCTGCTCGCCGACATCGCCAAAGACACGGTAGATTTCGCCCCCAACTTCGACGAAAGCCTGCAGGAACCCACCGTGCTGCCCGCGGCCTTCCCCAACCTGCTGGTCAACGGCGCGACCGGCATTGCCGTGGGCATGTCCACCAACATCCCGCCCCACAACCTCGGCGAAGTCATCGATGCCCTGGTGCTGATGCTGGAAAAGTGGAACCGCCTCGACAACCTCAGCGTGGACGACCTGATGAAGCACATCCCCGGCCCCGACTTCCCCACGGGCGGGCTGATTGTGCAGGCCGAGGGGGAAGACGGCCTGCGCAGCGCCTACAGCACCGGCCGCGGCAAGATCACCGTGCAGGCGCTGATGCACACCGAAGGCATCGGGCGCGGGCGGCAGGCGCTGGTGGTGACCGAACTGCCCTACGCCGTCAACAAGTCTTCCCTGCTGGAACGCATCGCCAGCCTGACCCGCGACGGCAAACTGGAAGGCATCACCGACCTGCGCGACGAATCCGACCGCCAGGGCATGCGCATCGTGATTGAACTCGGCAAGAACGCCGACCCCGACGCGGTGCTGGCTTCCCTCTACAAACATACGCCGCTGCGCACCACTTTCGGCGTCATCATGCTGGCCTTAGTGGACGGCTCGCCCCGCCTGCTTCCCCTCAAACAGGCGCTCAAAATCTACCTGGAACACAGGCAGGAAGTCGTCCGCCGCCGCAGCGAGCACGACCTGGCCCGCCTGCGCAAGCGCGCCCACATTCTGGAAGGGCTGCTCATTGCCCTCGGCAACCTGGACGAGGTCATCCAGATTATCCGCAAATCGCGCACCGCCGAAACCGCCCACAAGAACCTGCGCAAGCGCTTCGGTTTCACCAACGAGCAGGCGCAGGCCATTCTGGACATGCCCCTGCGCCGCCTCGCCGCGCTGGAACGCAAGAAACTGGAAGCCGAATACAAAGAGACCAAAAAGCAAATCAAGGCGCTGGAAGCCCTGCTGCGCTCGCCGAAGAAGATGCGCGCCGCCATCGCCGAGGAACTGCTGGCGGTGAAAGCGCAATTTGCCGACCCGCGGCGCACCCGCATCGTGCGGCTGGACGCATCCCAAAAGGGGAAAGCCCTCACCGTGGACGCCCTGCTGCCCGACCAGACCGTGTGGGTGGCGTTGGATGCCACCGGCAACATCGCCCGCCTGCCGGAAGGCAAAGCGCCGCGCCTCAGCGGGCGTCATGCGCCCATCGCCGCGGTGCGCGCCAGCACCCGCGAGGCGCTTTACCTCGTCGCTGCCGACGGGCAGGCCGCCGCGGTGCCCATCCACACCCTGCCGGAAGCCGCCGCCCCCGCCGACGGCGCGCCGTGGCACAGCCTGGTCCCCGCCCTGCGGGAAAGCCCGCCGGTGGCGCTCTTTGCCGCCCCTGCCAACCCCGAAAAGGGCTTCGTGCTCACCGTGACACGGCAGGGCATGGTGAAGAAAAGCGAACTCGCCACTCTGCCCGCCGCGGGCGCGCAGGCGTTCACCTTAGTCAAAATCAACCCCGGCGACAGCCTGCTCACCGTGCTGCTCACCAGCGGCAAGGACGAAATTTTGCTCTTCACCGCAGGCGGCATGGGCATCCGCTTTTCGGAAGAAGAAGTGCGCCCCATGGGGCTGGTGGCCGCGGGCGTCGCGGGCATCAAACTCAAGGGCAAGGACAAAGTGGTGGGCGCGGTCAAAGTGCTGCAGGGCAAAGGCATGGCAGTGCTGATGGTCGCCGACAACGCCAGCGCCCGGCGGGTGGCGTTTGAAGAATTCCCGCAGCAGAAACGTTACGGCCAGGGCGTGCAGGCGTGGAAACTGCCTCAAGGCGCGCGGCTGGTCGGCGTGGCGGCGGGCAAACCGAGCGCCAAAGTGGGACTGCACTTCCGCAAAGCCGCTGCCAAAGCCGTCCGCCTGGATGCCGCCCCCCTGCGCAAACGCAGCGCGGCTCGCGGCGCAAAAATCGCCACGCTCAAGCCGAAGGACGAAGTGGTGAAGGTGGTGGGGTGA